GTGCTCGTGGTCGTCTACCTCGGCGCGCAGCGGCTGCACTTCGACGTGCTCGTCTACATGCTCTCGTCGTTCTTCCAGGTCTTCATCCTCGCCGTCATCATCATCTTCCATCCCGAGCTGCGGCAAGTGCTCGCCAACATCGGTAAGCGCAAGTTCTTCAGCCCGGGCGACGAGACGCACCGCATGGTGCCGGCCATCGCGCGCGCCGCGACGAACATGGCCTCGAAGAAGATCGGCGCCCTGATCGCCATCGAGCGGGACATCTCGCTTGGCGAGCTTATCCGTTCCGGCGTCGAGATCAATGCCGAGGCCACGAGCGAGCTCATCGTCACCGTGTTCACCTACGGCTCGCCGCTTCACGACGGCGGCATCGTCATCAGCGGCAGCACGCTGCGCTCGGCTGCGTGCATCTTCCCGCTCTCGAGCCGAACGCTGCTCGAGAAGTCCGTCGGCACGCGCCACCGCGCCGCCCTCGGGCTGACCGAGGAGACCGACGCGCTCGTCATTGTCGTGAGCGAGGAGACCGGCCGCATCTCGATCGCCGAGAAGGGCCGCCTCCAGCGCCAGGTCGGCGAGCGCCGCCTCACCGAGGCGCTCGAAGAGGTCTACGCCCCGCCCCGGCGCGGCTGGACGCTCGGGTTGTGGGGGCGCCATCCGTGAGACTGCGTATGGCCAACCTCAACCTCAAGCTCGTCGCCCTCGCTCTGGCGCTGCTGACCTGGTTCGCCCTGCGCGGCCGCACGATCGTCTCGAGTGACGAACTCAAGTGCCCCGTAACCATCGTCTACCCCGATGACGTGCGCGCCGAAGGTCCGCTTACCATCGAGATCCGCGTCCAGGGCCCCGCTGACAAAGTCGTTCGGTTCCGGCCGGACGCCGAGACGCTCGAACTCGACGCCCGCGCCGAAATCACCCGGGGGCTCGCGGGCGGCCAGCCCTCCGCCCCGGTCTTTCTCTCGATTGACCGGCGCGACTTCCGGCTCCCGCGCCGCATCGAGATTGTCGATTGGCCGCACACGATCCGGCTCCACGTCCAGCGCCTCGAGCGCAACGTCGCCATACCCGTCCAGGTCACCTGGACCGGCGAGCCGCAGCCCGGCTATCGCGTTGTCGAGGAGCGCATCGAAGTGACCCCGACCATGGTGCGCCTCGACCTCGGCGCCGAGGATGCCGGCCGGATCAAGGTCGTCGAGACGACCCCTGTCAATGTCGCTGGCCGCGCCGAGACCGTGCGCGATCTTGTCTGGCTTGTCGACCCGCGCAGCGACAGCGGCGCCCGGCTTGACATGAGCGCCGACGGCGCTCAGCAGGTCGAGGTCGTCGTCCCGATCGAGCAGGTCGACGGCACGAGGAATCTTCTGTCCGTGCCCGTGCTTGTGCTGCGCCTGGCGGGCGAGACAAGGCGCATCACGCTCGATCCGGCAATGGTCACCGTGACCGTCTCAGGCCGTCCTGACCTACTCACCAGTCTCGGACCCGATTCGGTCGTCGCCTACCTCGAGCTCAAGGACAAGCTCGATCCGGCCGTTTCATATACGTTGCCGGTCACCGTGGTTGCCAAGCAGCCAGGTATCACGATCGTTAAGGTCCCTCTAGTCCGAGTAACCGTCGAATGACCCGTAGCGAGGCGCAACCGGAATGAAGAAACCGCCAAAACTCTTCGGCACCGACGGCGTGCGGGGCGTCGCCAACACCGAACCGATGACGGCTGAGACCGCACTCAAGCTCGGCCGCGCGGCCGCCCACGTCTTCAAGCGCGACGACCAGCGCCGCCACCGCATCGTCATCGGCAAGGACACCCGGCTCTCGGGTTACATGCTCGAGAACGCACTCGTCGCCGGCATCTGTTCGATGGGCGTCGACGCGCTCCTGCTCGGGCCGTTGCCGACCCCGGCGGTGGCCTTCATCACACGCAGTCTGCGCGCCGACGCCGGCGTGATGCTCTCAGCCTCACACAACCCCTACATGGACAACGGCATCAAGTTCTTCTCAAACGACGGGTTCAAGCTCCCCGACGAGCTCGAATGCCAGATGGAGGCCTACATCGCCTCGGGCGAGCTCGACAGCATTCGCCCGACGGCCGCCGGTGTCGGCAAGGCCTACCGCATCGACGACGCACTCGGCCGCTATATCGAGTTCATCAAGAACTCGTTCCCGAAGGGCATGACCCTCGACGGGCTCAAGATCGTCCTCGACGTTGCCAACGGCGCCCCGTACAAGGTCGCCCCGCGCATCTTCACCGAGCTCGGCGCCGAGGTCGTGGTCTACAGCGACGAGCCCAACGGCATGAACATCAACGACCACTGCGGCGCGCTCTACCCCGAAGTGATCCGCAAGGGCGTCATCGATCATCGCGCCGACCTTGGGATCTCGCTTGACGGCGACGGCGACCGCTGCATCATGGCCGACGACGACGCCACCGTCGTTGACGGCGACGACATCCTTGCCATCGCCGCCGCCGATATGAAGGCCAAAGGCCTGCTGACCAAGAACGCCGTCGTCGCCACCGTTATGAGCAACTTCGGCCTCGTGCGCGCCATGCAGCAGGCCGGCATCGAACTTCACCGGTCCAAGGTTGGCGATCGCTATGTGATCGAGGCCATGCTCGCCCACGGTGTCAATCTCGGGGGGGAGCAGTCCGGCCACATCATCTTCAGCGACTACACGACCACCGGCGACGGCCTCATCACCGCGCTCCAGGTCCTGCGCGTTGTGCGCGAGACGGGCCGCAAGCTCTCCGATCTGCGCCGTGTCATGCGCCGCTACCCTCAGGTGCTCGTCAACGTCCCCGTGCGCGACAAGCCGCCCGTCGAGTCTCTCGATGGTGTCCAGGCCGCCGTTCGCGCCGTTGAACAGATACTTGGCGAAGAGGGCCGTGTGCTCGTTCGCTACTCGGGCACCGAGTACCTTGCCCGGGTTATGGTCGAAGGCCGCGAGGAGCGCGAGGTCAAAGAGCACGCCGAGCGCATTGCCGATGCGGTCCGTGCCGCGATCGGCTAGCCGCTTCTCTCGACGAGAAAACGCCATGCGACCCCCGTCCGCCATGCCCCGGCCCCCCGGGGGCTGCCGCGCGCCGCACGTAATCACGACCGGACCGGTTGCCGGCTCCGTCGAGAAAAGTGAAAAAAGTGTGCATTCCACACTTGACAAACTCGTCGAGGCGGTGCTAGCGTCCACGCCGAATAGGTCCGAACCTCACAGCCAGTTGGAAGGAGGTGAGTCGGAATGGCGGAGAAGGTCGCAAAAGTTGGCGTGAAGAAGGAGCCGGGCTACCTGTACTTCGTTGACAAGAACGGTGACATCTCGAGAGCGAAGATGTCGCGCGGCGCGGCCAGGCGCAAGAAGGTAGCCAAGAAGAGCAAGAAGAAGAAGAGACGCTAGGTCGTCTCGCGCACCAACCAGGTCACGACTCCTGCCCCTCGTCGGGTAGGAGTCGTTTTCTCCCCGCCCACGACGCCTCCCCGAACCGAGTTGGCTCGAACGAACGACGCCCGTGGTGTGTCGAAGCGTCTGCACATCCGCGCAAGGGCGGAAGACAATGAAGACCCCGGGCGGTCCGATCGTTCCCGCGTGTGCTTGCGCCGTGTTCGCGGTCCATGATCGAGCGCTGGATCATGGACGAGGCCCCAACATCTGCGCCGACCCGGCGGGCATGGACTCCCCCACGTGGAGCCCACTCCTCAACAGAAGAACAGAGTGATTCGCGACCGGTGCCACTCCCGGCTCGACGAGCTCCAGGCGATGGCCAACGACCTCAGTCCCCGGCAACCGGGCACAAAGAAGCGCCGCGCTCGTCGAGACATGACGAGCGCGGCGTGAACTGCGAACGCGAGCTCTACTTCGGTTCGCTGAACTGGCGGTAAACGGTCTTGAAGATCACGTAGCTGTAGACCATGTCGCAGTCGAGCGCCGCGTTGCCCGAACCGGCCCCGCGGTCGCCGCCGAACTTGGTTGACCAGAAGCACCCCGTGCCGTGCCGGCCGTCGTCGATGCGGGTGCGCAACACCCGTTCAATGAAGAACTCGGTCGCGTTCTTATCCTCGCTGTGGATGCAGCCCACAATCCCGATCTTGTTGTTGATGATCGTGATCGCCTCGTGGATATCCCTGACTTTTGTCACGACCAGCACCGGTCCGAACACCTCCTCGTAATAGAGGCAGTTCTTCTCGTCGACGTCGGTGACGATCGTGAACGGATGGTAGAAGCCCTGCTCCAGAAGCTCGGCGGGCAGCTTGTCCTGGTAGACGACGCGCGCACCTTCCTTGATGCTGCGCCCGAGCAGGTCCGTGACGTGCTTGAGCTGCTCGTCGTCGGCCAGAGGTGGCAGGCTGTAACGGCCGGGCGTTGCGTCGGCGTCGGCCACTTCCTTCGACATCCCGTCGCCGGTGACGATGTTCTTCGCCTCGGTTGAGAGCGCCTCGACCAACTTGTCGTAGACCTCGTGGTCCACGAGCACTTCCTGGATCGACGAGCAGCGCTGCCCGCCGGTGATCGACTTGCCATAGACGATCTGCTTGGCGGCACTCGCCAGGTCGGCCGCCCTATGGACGTACGTGATGTTGATCCCCGCGACCTCTTTCATGACCCGTTTGCCCAGGCTCGAGGCGACCGAGTCCACCTTGTCGCCGATCTCCTTCGAACCGGTGAAGTGGATCACTTTGGGAATCGGGTGCGACGCTGTCGCTGAGCCGCCGCCGAAAAACATGTTCAGAATCCCGCGGGGCACGCGTACATGCATGCGCTGGCCCACGTCCTTGAGCGCCGTCACGATGAGGCTGACCATCGCGTGCGAGATCTCGGGTGTCAGGTGCGACGGCTTCCAGACCACGGTGTTGCCCGTCACGAGCGCCGCGACCACCTGCGCGATCGGGATCGCCAACGGGAAGTTAAACGGCGTGATGATCGCCGCCACCCCGCGCGGGCTGAGCCTGCACTCCATCGCGGTGCCGTTGGCGATCTTCTGGTGCGTGGCCCCCTTCATGCTCAGCGCCATCGGAGCGACGACCTCCACGACTCCGATCGCCTCAGCCACGTCGAGGTGGCAGTCGAACAGCGTCTTGCCCATCTCTCGGCACATGATCCGCTCGAGATCGGGCGCATGCGCCTTGAGCAGCTCGGCTACACGCAGAAACGCCTTGAGCTTGAAATCGCCGCTGATGGCCATCCACTCCATGAAGTCGCGGTCGGCCGCCTTCATGGCGCGGTCCACCTCCTCACTCGTGCTCACCGGCGTGCGCCCGAGCAGCTCGCGGCGGTTAGCCGGGTTGACGTTGTCGCGGAACCGGTCCGTCTCCGACGACACCCACTCACCGTCGATGTAGTTCATGTAGGCCTGGTCCTCGTCGAGCATCGGCGCCAGGTCCGGTGCCAGGTCGATGCCGATATTGGCCCGCTTGAGCGAGGCGCCGATCTCCGGGTGCTCGTCGAACGTCGCCTCCTTGAGGGACACCCGCGCGAGCTCGTGGTTGCCGAGCTTGAACTCTTTGTCACCAAGCTTGAGCGTGATGTTCTTCGTGGTCATGGATCAACTCCAACACGTCAACACGTTGCGAAATGACGGCGAAACTGGGAAGACGCTTCGTCCTCCCCGGCCAAGACAGGGCCTACCCTACCAGAGCTGCCTCACCTGGTCAACCCACAGGCGCCGCCTATCCGACCAGCGGATTGGCGTAGCAGTACACACAGCCGTGACGGCACGGCTCGTACCAGCCGATGTCGTAGCTTTCTGTGCAGCCGCACAGCTCGCGCTGGCCGCGGGCTCGTCTCGTGGAGCATGGTTCCTCCGCCGGGTGGATCCGCGCAAGCAGTTCGCCGTCAATGCATCGCGACCGTGCCATCCCCGGCACGCAGCAGCCGTGCAGCGTGATCCTGTGTCTGCCTGCGACCTCCTCGAGGTGGGCGCGCTCGGTGCGCCATCGCTCGGGGCTCACCTCGATCGGTGCGTATCCTCGGCGCGCCAGGTTGCGCAGCACTTTTCGGTAGACCTGCATCCAACTGATCGACACGTTGGCGACGCCGAGCCGTGCGATCGCCCCAGAGAGCGTCGAGAAGAAGTCGAGATTCGTGTATTCGCTCCCGTCGGGGCACCGCACGTGGACGATGGGATCGAACCGGACGCGCACGTGGTCCGGCCCCCCGACGAACCCCACCACCTCTGGCAGCCGTTCGAGGACCAGGTGCGGCGCAGGCACGCGAGGCTCGAGCGGCCCGCCGCCCATGCCCGTCACCGTCAGGTGCAGAAACAGGTTGGCGTACCGCCCAAGGGAGGTCCGCAGCATCGCGTGGTCGATCATGTTGGTGGGGTCCTTGGTCCAGACTACCACCGTGTGCGTCGCCTCGGGTGGCGCCTTCTCCGCGAGCAGCTCGACCGTCTTGTCCGGGTACCCCGCGACCAAGTCGATACGTCGAGAGGCTGAGATCACCTTCTTCATAGGCACGCCCGTTGCTTCGCCGTCAGGCCACGCCCGCTCCCTCGTGCATCGCAGCAGCAAGGAGGCTGCTTGCTGAAGGCGAGCGGACGGCGAGATGCTTGACTCACTGGTGTCGCGTCCAGTATTCCTTAGTGGGTTTGTCTGCGATTGTGGAGACCAACGTGGCCGACGTCGAGCGAAAAGCCAAGATCGCTCCCGACAGCGTCCGGTTCGCCTACTCGCCCGTATGGCGGGCACTGGCGTTCTTCGTGCCGGTCGCGATCTTCGCCTTCGCCATCCGCGGGCTCATCCAGAAGCCGCAACGGGGGGATCCTGAGAAGGACATCCTAGTCATCTCGGCTCTTGTCTGCGCATTCGTCGCACTCGGGCCGCACCTGTTTATTGCCGCGATGCTCAGCGGCTCGTTCCGCGTCGGCGACGAGGGGGTCTCGCGCATCCGGCTGGGCCGGCGCCACACGCTGCCGTGGACCAAGATCCTCGAAGTCCGCGACTTCCTCAATCAGATCCAGGTTATCCCCGCGCGCGAGTCCGACACGATCTACGTGCAGTTCTATCACAACCTGGTCCGGCCGGTGACGTTCCACA
The genomic region above belongs to Verrucomicrobiota bacterium and contains:
- the cdaA gene encoding diadenylate cyclase CdaA, with product MLELAQAVAEVLIIFVIYYLVLLFIKGTRAEQLIWGVAVLVVVYLGAQRLHFDVLVYMLSSFFQVFILAVIIIFHPELRQVLANIGKRKFFSPGDETHRMVPAIARAATNMASKKIGALIAIERDISLGELIRSGVEINAEATSELIVTVFTYGSPLHDGGIVISGSTLRSAACIFPLSSRTLLEKSVGTRHRAALGLTEETDALVIVVSEETGRISIAEKGRLQRQVGERRLTEALEEVYAPPRRGWTLGLWGRHP
- a CDS encoding phosphoglucosamine mutase: MKKPPKLFGTDGVRGVANTEPMTAETALKLGRAAAHVFKRDDQRRHRIVIGKDTRLSGYMLENALVAGICSMGVDALLLGPLPTPAVAFITRSLRADAGVMLSASHNPYMDNGIKFFSNDGFKLPDELECQMEAYIASGELDSIRPTAAGVGKAYRIDDALGRYIEFIKNSFPKGMTLDGLKIVLDVANGAPYKVAPRIFTELGAEVVVYSDEPNGMNINDHCGALYPEVIRKGVIDHRADLGISLDGDGDRCIMADDDATVVDGDDILAIAAADMKAKGLLTKNAVVATVMSNFGLVRAMQQAGIELHRSKVGDRYVIEAMLAHGVNLGGEQSGHIIFSDYTTTGDGLITALQVLRVVRETGRKLSDLRRVMRRYPQVLVNVPVRDKPPVESLDGVQAAVRAVEQILGEEGRVLVRYSGTEYLARVMVEGREEREVKEHAERIADAVRAAIG
- a CDS encoding aldehyde dehydrogenase family protein gives rise to the protein MTTKNITLKLGDKEFKLGNHELARVSLKEATFDEHPEIGASLKRANIGIDLAPDLAPMLDEDQAYMNYIDGEWVSSETDRFRDNVNPANRRELLGRTPVSTSEEVDRAMKAADRDFMEWMAISGDFKLKAFLRVAELLKAHAPDLERIMCREMGKTLFDCHLDVAEAIGVVEVVAPMALSMKGATHQKIANGTAMECRLSPRGVAAIITPFNFPLAIPIAQVVAALVTGNTVVWKPSHLTPEISHAMVSLIVTALKDVGQRMHVRVPRGILNMFFGGGSATASHPIPKVIHFTGSKEIGDKVDSVASSLGKRVMKEVAGINITYVHRAADLASAAKQIVYGKSITGGQRCSSIQEVLVDHEVYDKLVEALSTEAKNIVTGDGMSKEVADADATPGRYSLPPLADDEQLKHVTDLLGRSIKEGARVVYQDKLPAELLEQGFYHPFTIVTDVDEKNCLYYEEVFGPVLVVTKVRDIHEAITIINNKIGIVGCIHSEDKNATEFFIERVLRTRIDDGRHGTGCFWSTKFGGDRGAGSGNAALDCDMVYSYVIFKTVYRQFSEPK
- a CDS encoding DUF1848 family protein — its product is MKKVISASRRIDLVAGYPDKTVELLAEKAPPEATHTVVVWTKDPTNMIDHAMLRTSLGRYANLFLHLTVTGMGGGPLEPRVPAPHLVLERLPEVVGFVGGPDHVRVRFDPIVHVRCPDGSEYTNLDFFSTLSGAIARLGVANVSISWMQVYRKVLRNLARRGYAPIEVSPERWRTERAHLEEVAGRHRITLHGCCVPGMARSRCIDGELLARIHPAEEPCSTRRARGQRELCGCTESYDIGWYEPCRHGCVYCYANPLVG